A single window of Paracoccus albus DNA harbors:
- the coaD gene encoding pantetheine-phosphate adenylyltransferase: MRTALYPGTFDPITLGHIDIIERAMALVDRLVIGVAINRDKGPMFDLEQRVSMVRHECDQVVKRTGGEILVHPFENLLIDCARDVGARVIIRGLRAVADFEYEFQMVGMNRALDSSIETVFLMADAQRQSIASKLVKEIARLQGDVSKFVTPPVHEALIEKLHRKS; encoded by the coding sequence ATGCGGACAGCGCTATATCCCGGCACGTTTGACCCGATCACGCTCGGTCATATCGACATCATCGAACGCGCGATGGCGCTTGTTGACCGGTTGGTGATCGGGGTTGCAATCAACCGCGACAAGGGGCCGATGTTCGATCTGGAACAGCGCGTGTCAATGGTACGCCACGAATGCGATCAGGTGGTGAAACGGACCGGCGGTGAAATTCTTGTCCATCCGTTCGAAAACCTGCTGATTGACTGCGCGCGTGATGTCGGTGCGCGCGTCATCATTCGCGGGCTTCGCGCAGTCGCTGATTTCGAATACGAATTCCAGATGGTCGGCATGAACCGCGCGCTTGATTCCAGCATCGAAACCGTTTTCCTGATGGCAGATGCGCAACGCCAGTCGATCGCATCGAAGCTCGTGAAAGAAATCGCGAGACTGCAAGGTGATGTGTCAAAGTTCGTGACGCCTCCCGTGCATGAAGCGCTGATCGAAAAGTTGCATCGCAAAAGCTGA
- a CDS encoding bactofilin family protein — MFSKSRVTETPNRNPQSPAAEPETAVVPADAPKEQPSAAPAPQKRSAPSVLSSDLTIKGDLQTAGDVQIEGNIEGDIRARQLTIGDTATVRGEVLADEVIVNGRVIGRLRGVKVRLSSTARVEGDIIHKTIAIESGAHFEGSVQRQEDPLAQGGTKKLAPPANNFSKNDD, encoded by the coding sequence ATGTTTTCTAAATCTCGCGTGACCGAAACACCGAACCGCAACCCTCAATCTCCCGCGGCAGAGCCGGAAACGGCGGTTGTCCCTGCGGATGCGCCGAAGGAACAGCCCTCTGCTGCGCCGGCGCCGCAAAAACGCTCTGCCCCTTCGGTCCTTTCCTCGGATTTGACGATCAAAGGTGATCTTCAGACTGCAGGCGATGTCCAGATCGAGGGCAATATCGAAGGAGATATCCGCGCGCGTCAGTTGACCATCGGCGACACGGCCACCGTCCGCGGCGAAGTGCTTGCGGATGAGGTCATTGTAAACGGTCGCGTCATTGGCCGTCTGCGTGGTGTGAAGGTGCGCCTTTCCTCTACCGCTCGCGTCGAAGGCGACATCATTCACAAGACCATCGCCATCGAATCCGGCGCCCATTTCGAAGGATCGGTCCAGCGTCAGGAAGACCCGCTCGCGCAGGGCGGCACCAAGAAACTTGCTCCGCCTGCGAACAACTTCTCAAAAAACGACGACTGA
- the gap gene encoding type I glyceraldehyde-3-phosphate dehydrogenase: MAVKVAINGFGRIGRNVLRAIVESGRKDIEVIAINDLGPVETNAHLIRFDSVHGKFPGEVKVDGDTIDVGRGPIKVTAIRNPADLPWGDVDVVLECTGIFTDAEKAKVHLENGSSRVLVSAPSKGADKTIVFGVNDDTLTKDDLIVSNASCTTNCLSPVAKVLNDAIGIEKGFMTTIHSYTGDQPTLDTMHKDLYRARAAAMSMIPTSTGAAKAVGLVLPELNGKLDGVAIRVPTPNVSVVDLTFIADRDTTVEEVNDAIKAAADGPLKGILGYTDQPNVSIDFNHDPHSSIFALDQTKVMDKRMVRILTWYDNEWGFSNRMSDTAVAIGKLI, encoded by the coding sequence ATGGCTGTGAAGGTGGCAATCAACGGGTTTGGTCGGATCGGGCGCAATGTTCTGCGCGCCATCGTGGAATCGGGCCGTAAGGATATCGAAGTCATCGCGATCAACGATCTCGGGCCGGTGGAAACGAATGCCCACTTGATCCGCTTTGACAGCGTGCATGGCAAATTCCCCGGCGAGGTGAAGGTTGACGGCGACACCATTGATGTCGGTCGTGGCCCGATCAAGGTAACCGCCATCCGCAATCCTGCTGATCTGCCTTGGGGCGACGTTGACGTCGTGCTGGAATGCACGGGCATCTTCACCGATGCTGAAAAGGCGAAGGTCCATCTTGAAAATGGCTCCAGCCGGGTGCTGGTCTCGGCGCCGTCGAAAGGGGCCGATAAGACCATCGTGTTTGGCGTCAACGACGACACGCTGACCAAAGACGACCTGATTGTTTCCAACGCCAGCTGTACCACGAACTGCCTGTCGCCGGTTGCCAAGGTCCTGAACGATGCCATCGGCATTGAAAAGGGCTTCATGACCACCATCCACAGCTATACCGGCGATCAGCCGACGCTGGATACGATGCACAAGGACCTCTACCGCGCACGCGCTGCGGCCATGTCGATGATCCCGACCTCGACCGGCGCTGCCAAGGCGGTTGGGCTGGTCCTGCCCGAACTGAACGGCAAGCTGGACGGTGTGGCCATCCGCGTGCCCACGCCGAATGTCTCGGTCGTTGACCTGACCTTCATCGCCGACCGCGACACCACGGTTGAAGAGGTGAATGATGCCATCAAAGCTGCCGCTGACGGTCCGCTGAAGGGCATTCTGGGCTATACCGATCAGCCCAATGTCTCCATCGATTTCAATCATGATCCGCATTCGTCAATCTTTGCTCTGGATCAGACCAAGGTGATGGATAAGCGGATGGTTCGTATCCTGACCTGGTACGACAATGAGTGGGGTTTCTCGAACCGCATGTCGGATACGGCTGTCGCAATCGGCAAGCTGATCTGA
- a CDS encoding enoyl-CoA hydratase/isomerase family protein — MDDLKIRKDGRAGRITFSRPKALNALSHDMAKALHQALIEWKEDDEVELVIIDAEGERAFCAGGDIAAVYQAAINGNHVEGQQFFFDEYRMNAEIANYPKPVVSFMQGFVMGGGVGVGGHASHRIVGNSTRIAMPESGIGLVPDVGGSWLLARAPGNMGEYLMLTADRMGPGDAIKAGFADTFIPEAEWPALIEQLVQSADLSILKGQTPPEAPLSEGDFSAYAGANTADIVSALETAGDEAALKAIRRNSPLSMAAGLRLVREARHDSKVEESLAREYRFTHRATEKGDFVEGVRAQVIDKDRNPQWKADASPVAVDDILATLGPEELHFNA; from the coding sequence ATGGACGATCTGAAAATCCGCAAGGACGGGCGCGCCGGACGTATCACCTTCTCCCGGCCAAAAGCGCTTAACGCGCTAAGCCACGACATGGCGAAAGCGCTTCATCAGGCGCTGATCGAGTGGAAGGAAGATGACGAAGTCGAACTGGTCATCATTGATGCAGAAGGTGAACGTGCCTTCTGCGCGGGTGGTGACATCGCGGCGGTCTATCAAGCGGCAATCAATGGTAACCACGTCGAGGGCCAGCAGTTCTTCTTTGACGAATACCGCATGAATGCCGAGATCGCCAATTACCCGAAGCCAGTCGTTTCCTTCATGCAGGGTTTTGTCATGGGCGGCGGCGTCGGGGTCGGTGGCCATGCCAGCCACCGCATCGTTGGCAATTCGACGCGCATTGCCATGCCCGAATCCGGGATCGGCCTTGTACCCGATGTCGGTGGAAGCTGGCTGTTGGCGCGCGCGCCGGGCAATATGGGCGAATACCTGATGCTTACCGCTGATCGAATGGGTCCCGGTGACGCGATCAAAGCCGGCTTCGCGGATACTTTCATCCCCGAAGCCGAATGGCCCGCCTTGATCGAGCAGCTTGTGCAATCCGCCGATCTTTCGATCCTGAAGGGGCAGACCCCACCGGAAGCACCGCTGTCCGAAGGGGATTTCTCGGCCTATGCCGGCGCGAACACCGCCGATATTGTGTCGGCGCTAGAGACCGCCGGGGATGAGGCAGCGCTGAAAGCAATCCGTCGCAACTCACCCCTTTCAATGGCAGCGGGGCTTCGTCTGGTCAGAGAGGCGCGGCACGACAGCAAGGTCGAGGAAAGTCTGGCGCGAGAGTATCGGTTCACCCACCGCGCCACGGAAAAAGGCGACTTTGTCGAAGGTGTGCGTGCGCAGGTCATCGACAAGGACCGCAATCCGCAGTGGAAAGCGGACGCATCACCAGTGGCGGTGGATGACATATTGGCTACGCTCGGCCCGGAAGAGCTGCATTTCAACGCATAG
- a CDS encoding antifreeze protein — MMGILPQSRNESHRMVQEKLDAAQEAGTAVMRAVTRGASADQVMTAALKPYGRRTKANARRLSKSSTRKRR; from the coding sequence ATGATGGGTATTTTGCCGCAAAGCAGAAATGAATCGCATCGGATGGTGCAGGAAAAGCTGGATGCCGCGCAAGAGGCAGGGACAGCGGTGATGCGTGCGGTGACCCGTGGTGCGTCGGCGGATCAGGTCATGACAGCCGCCTTAAAGCCCTATGGCCGCCGGACAAAGGCCAATGCCCGGCGCCTGAGCAAGTCATCGACCCGCAAGCGGCGTTAG
- a CDS encoding DUF5930 domain-containing protein, whose amino-acid sequence MPNRLNAALEQVIPEKRIFLKSENATRVIHLRPMTQLGLIGGTALLIGWTIISGAILAYDRIGGAQDNDAHSTKVAYETRLNALAKERDARATEAQEAQLRFSVALDQVAKYQKKLLSAQKENRELSAGLDAVQQKLGTAMAAMPDAAAVNAPEKDLALSALNEKLRVTAEAREAADEAARLAKAEAATAKAEQKQLVARNEAIFSQIEDAAVAAALPYQDMFAKLSLDTDSLLASVDDEYSGQGGPLTQATVSTSGNAAISETEARAKEIVVSLDQVNRYRIASNKLPLDMPVKSAFRYTSGFGPRWGRVHKGIDLAGPTGTPVLATGDGVVKFAGRQSGYGNIIIVEHALGTETRYAHLSKIRVQAGQKVSRGSQIGDMGNTGRSTGPHLHYEVRVNGEAVNPMSFIKAAQNVF is encoded by the coding sequence TTGCCCAACCGTCTGAATGCTGCGCTTGAACAGGTCATTCCTGAAAAACGTATCTTCCTGAAAAGCGAGAACGCCACACGCGTCATCCATCTGCGACCAATGACGCAGCTTGGCCTGATCGGTGGGACGGCGCTGCTGATCGGTTGGACGATCATTTCGGGCGCGATATTGGCCTATGATCGCATTGGCGGAGCGCAGGACAACGACGCGCACAGCACCAAAGTGGCCTATGAAACCCGGCTGAATGCACTGGCAAAGGAACGCGACGCCCGCGCCACCGAAGCGCAGGAAGCGCAGCTTCGATTCTCGGTCGCCCTCGATCAGGTCGCGAAATACCAGAAAAAGCTGCTGTCTGCGCAAAAAGAAAATCGCGAACTCTCAGCGGGGCTGGATGCAGTTCAGCAGAAGCTGGGCACGGCCATGGCTGCAATGCCTGACGCGGCGGCGGTCAATGCCCCTGAAAAAGATCTTGCCCTCAGCGCCCTGAACGAAAAACTGCGTGTTACCGCCGAAGCCCGCGAAGCCGCGGATGAAGCTGCGCGACTGGCCAAGGCAGAGGCTGCGACCGCGAAGGCCGAGCAGAAGCAGCTTGTGGCCCGCAATGAAGCGATATTCAGCCAGATCGAAGATGCTGCCGTTGCCGCTGCCCTGCCCTATCAGGACATGTTCGCAAAGCTGAGCCTCGACACAGACTCGCTGCTGGCCTCGGTTGATGACGAATATTCCGGTCAGGGTGGTCCGCTGACGCAGGCGACCGTATCCACCAGCGGGAACGCAGCCATTTCAGAAACAGAGGCTCGCGCCAAGGAAATCGTCGTCAGTCTGGATCAGGTGAACCGTTATCGCATCGCCAGCAACAAGCTGCCGCTTGATATGCCGGTTAAATCCGCATTCCGCTACACGTCCGGCTTCGGGCCACGTTGGGGCCGCGTGCACAAGGGCATTGACCTTGCAGGTCCGACCGGTACACCCGTTCTGGCTACGGGTGACGGGGTTGTGAAATTCGCCGGTCGTCAAAGCGGATATGGCAACATTATCATCGTAGAGCATGCGCTTGGCACCGAAACGCGCTATGCACATTTGTCAAAGATCCGTGTTCAGGCAGGTCAGAAGGTATCGCGCGGCAGTCAGATAGGTGATATGGGCAATACAGGACGGTCGACCGGCCCGCATCTTCACTATGAGGTTCGGGTAAACGGTGAAGCCGTTAATCCCATGAGCTTCATCAAGGCGGCACAAAATGTTTTCTAA
- a CDS encoding CoA-acylating methylmalonate-semialdehyde dehydrogenase, producing MKNIGHWIDGKEVAGSSGRSADVFNPATGEVQAKVALASDAEITAAIESAAQAQKGWAATNPQRRARVMMEMVRLINRDMDKLAEALSSEHGKTFPDAKGDVQRGLEVIEFCIGAPHFMKGEFTDGAGPGIDMYSMRQPLGVVAGITPFNFPAMIPLWKMGPALAAGNAMILKPSERDPSVPLMLAALWKEAGLPDGVLQVINGDKGAVDALLQSEVIQAVGFVGSTPIAQYIYEEAAKTGKRAQCFGGAKNHMIIMPDADLDQAADALVGAGFGAAGERCMAISVAVPVGEKTADALIERLVPRIEKLKVGPWTAGDDVDYGPVVTKAAKENIHRLVQSGVDQGAELVVDGRDFNLQGYEDGFFVGPHLFDRVTPDMEIYKTEIFGPVLSTVRAENYEEAIGLALDHEYGNGTAIFTRDGDTARDFASRINIGMVGVNVPIPVPLAYHTFGGWKKSGFGDLNQHGPDAFRFYTRTKTVTARWPSGIKEGGEFNFKAMD from the coding sequence ATGAAAAATATCGGTCATTGGATCGACGGCAAGGAAGTCGCGGGCTCCTCGGGGCGAAGTGCTGACGTGTTCAACCCCGCCACTGGCGAAGTTCAGGCGAAGGTCGCGCTTGCTTCTGACGCAGAAATTACCGCGGCCATCGAAAGCGCAGCACAGGCGCAAAAGGGATGGGCTGCAACCAACCCGCAGCGACGCGCCCGCGTGATGATGGAGATGGTGCGCCTTATCAACCGCGACATGGATAAGCTGGCAGAGGCCTTGTCATCTGAACATGGCAAGACATTCCCCGACGCCAAAGGCGATGTTCAGCGCGGGCTTGAGGTGATCGAATTCTGTATCGGTGCGCCCCATTTCATGAAGGGCGAGTTCACCGATGGCGCAGGGCCAGGCATCGACATGTATTCGATGCGCCAGCCGCTTGGCGTCGTTGCAGGCATTACGCCGTTCAACTTCCCCGCGATGATTCCCCTGTGGAAGATGGGGCCTGCACTTGCTGCCGGGAATGCCATGATCCTGAAACCGTCCGAGCGTGATCCCTCGGTTCCGCTGATGCTGGCGGCACTGTGGAAAGAGGCCGGGCTTCCTGACGGCGTTCTGCAAGTCATCAATGGCGACAAGGGCGCGGTTGACGCCCTGCTGCAAAGCGAGGTCATTCAGGCTGTGGGCTTCGTCGGCTCTACCCCGATTGCGCAATATATCTATGAAGAGGCCGCGAAGACCGGCAAGCGCGCGCAATGCTTTGGCGGTGCGAAGAACCACATGATCATCATGCCAGATGCCGATCTGGATCAGGCGGCAGATGCCCTGGTCGGGGCAGGCTTCGGCGCTGCCGGCGAACGCTGTATGGCCATTTCCGTGGCAGTTCCGGTAGGTGAAAAGACCGCCGACGCGCTGATCGAACGGCTGGTCCCCCGGATCGAAAAGCTGAAGGTTGGCCCCTGGACTGCGGGCGACGATGTGGATTACGGCCCAGTGGTCACCAAGGCCGCGAAGGAAAATATCCATCGCCTCGTGCAAAGCGGCGTCGATCAGGGTGCGGAGCTGGTCGTTGATGGCCGGGACTTCAACCTGCAGGGTTACGAGGATGGGTTTTTCGTCGGCCCGCACCTGTTCGACCGAGTCACGCCCGACATGGAAATCTACAAGACCGAGATCTTCGGGCCTGTTCTGTCCACCGTTCGCGCCGAAAACTATGAAGAGGCTATCGGCCTTGCGCTTGACCATGAATATGGCAACGGCACAGCGATCTTCACCCGCGACGGCGACACCGCCCGCGACTTCGCCAGCCGGATCAATATCGGCATGGTCGGCGTCAATGTCCCGATCCCGGTGCCGCTGGCCTATCACACCTTCGGCGGCTGGAAAAAATCCGGTTTCGGTGACCTGAACCAGCACGGACCGGACGCTTTCCGCTTCTATACGCGCACGAAGACCGTCACCGCCCGCTGGCCCTCGGGCATCAAGGAAGGCGGCGAATTCAACTTCAAGGCAATGGACTGA
- a CDS encoding acyl-CoA dehydrogenase family protein — MDFALSEEQQAIFDMARDFGAEHIAPHSEEWEEQGTIPKELWKQAAELGLGGIFVSEEYGGSGLSRLDGTLIFEALAMADPSVGSFLSIHNMCGGMIDKFGSDEAKAKFLPELCSMEKVWSYCLTEPGSGSDAAALRTRAAKGNEGIKLNGTKAFISGGGYSDCYLTMVRTGEDGPKGISTVVVEDGTPGLSFGGLERKMGWKAQPTAQVQFDDCLIPLENQIGEDGRGFSYAMSGLDGGRLNISAGALGAAQSALDKTLAYMGERKAFGKSLDQFQALQFRLAEMETALQSARIFLRQAAWKLDRGDRDATKFCAMAKLNVTDRAFEVANGCLQLHGGYGYLADYGIEKLVRDLRVHQILEGTNEIMRLIISRTMLAERS; from the coding sequence ATGGATTTCGCGCTTAGCGAGGAACAGCAGGCTATTTTCGATATGGCGCGCGACTTCGGCGCCGAACATATCGCACCCCATTCGGAGGAATGGGAAGAACAGGGCACCATCCCGAAGGAACTGTGGAAACAGGCAGCGGAACTGGGCCTTGGTGGCATTTTCGTGTCCGAGGAATATGGCGGCTCCGGCCTGTCGCGGCTGGACGGAACGCTCATTTTTGAAGCATTGGCGATGGCTGATCCATCGGTCGGCAGCTTCCTGTCCATCCACAATATGTGCGGCGGGATGATCGACAAGTTCGGCTCGGACGAGGCTAAGGCAAAATTCTTGCCCGAGCTTTGCAGCATGGAGAAGGTCTGGTCCTATTGCCTGACCGAACCCGGCTCTGGCTCTGACGCGGCGGCGCTGCGTACCCGCGCGGCAAAGGGGAATGAGGGCATCAAGCTGAACGGCACCAAAGCCTTTATCTCTGGCGGCGGATATTCCGACTGCTATCTGACGATGGTCCGCACAGGCGAGGATGGGCCCAAGGGTATTTCAACCGTTGTGGTTGAGGATGGCACGCCGGGCCTGAGCTTTGGCGGGCTGGAACGCAAGATGGGTTGGAAGGCGCAGCCAACAGCGCAGGTCCAGTTCGACGATTGCCTGATCCCTCTGGAAAACCAGATCGGAGAGGATGGGCGCGGATTTTCCTATGCGATGTCCGGGCTTGATGGCGGAAGGTTGAATATCTCTGCCGGGGCGCTTGGCGCGGCGCAATCCGCGCTTGATAAGACACTGGCATATATGGGTGAGCGGAAGGCGTTCGGCAAATCGCTTGATCAGTTTCAGGCGTTGCAATTCCGGTTGGCAGAGATGGAGACAGCGCTTCAATCAGCGCGTATCTTCCTGCGGCAGGCGGCGTGGAAACTTGATCGCGGCGACCGAGACGCGACCAAGTTCTGCGCGATGGCGAAGCTGAATGTCACGGATCGCGCATTCGAGGTCGCAAATGGCTGCCTGCAACTTCATGGAGGCTATGGCTATCTCGCCGATTACGGGATCGAAAAGCTTGTCCGCGACCTGCGCGTTCACCAAATCCTTGAAGGCACAAACGAAATCATGCGCCTGATCATCAGCCGCACAATGCTGGCGGAAAGAAGTTGA
- a CDS encoding CBS domain-containing protein, with product MLVNQILSLKGPGGSGIVTIQSTATVEEAAKLLAEKRIGAVVVSDDGKKPVGILSERDIVRELSKQGAAVLSGPISGLMTRNVSTCSTGEDTLAVLERMTEGRFRHLPVVDEAGNMLGIVSIGDAVSARLKELNDEKEALTGMIMGS from the coding sequence ATGCTGGTGAATCAGATCCTTTCCCTGAAGGGCCCCGGTGGATCGGGTATCGTGACGATCCAATCGACAGCCACCGTAGAAGAAGCCGCAAAACTGCTTGCAGAGAAGCGCATCGGTGCTGTGGTTGTCAGCGATGACGGGAAAAAGCCCGTCGGCATTCTGTCAGAGCGTGACATTGTGCGCGAACTGAGCAAGCAGGGTGCCGCGGTTCTGAGCGGACCTATCAGCGGTCTGATGACGCGCAACGTATCTACCTGTTCGACCGGAGAGGACACGCTTGCCGTGCTGGAACGCATGACCGAAGGCCGGTTTCGCCATTTGCCCGTCGTCGATGAGGCTGGCAATATGCTGGGCATCGTTTCGATCGGCGACGCGGTGTCAGCCCGCCTTAAAGAGCTGAACGACGAAAAGGAAGCGCTTACGGGCATGATTATGGGGTCCTGA
- a CDS encoding LysR family transcriptional regulator produces MDWDDLRVFLAVARDEGLSRAGKRLTMDPSTVGRRIGRLESALGHALFVKSPLGYALTPEGARLLPHAEAAERALTGAAGALGQAGELTGQLRIGAPDGCANYLLPQVAAKLCDAHPGLEIQIVALPRVFNLSKREADFAIAVSRPESGRLVVQRLCDYHLHLAVHRDYLAQHGPVNGLADLGDMRLIGYIPDMIFDRELDYLSSLLGRSGADPARLTSNSVSVQMQAIRTGAGIGIVHDFAIPFAPGVQRLLTGQFSLKRSFWMIRHADDRRSERLNLLAERIAQGMRAEVARLEAEVATHHGA; encoded by the coding sequence GTGGACTGGGACGATTTGCGGGTATTTCTGGCGGTGGCGCGTGATGAGGGGCTTTCGCGGGCCGGGAAACGTCTGACTATGGATCCGTCCACGGTGGGACGCCGGATCGGCAGGCTGGAATCGGCCCTTGGTCATGCTCTTTTCGTGAAATCCCCGCTTGGCTATGCGTTGACGCCGGAAGGTGCGCGGCTGCTGCCCCATGCCGAAGCGGCAGAGCGTGCGCTGACGGGCGCGGCAGGTGCGCTTGGTCAGGCGGGCGAACTGACGGGCCAGCTTCGCATCGGTGCGCCAGACGGCTGCGCCAATTATCTGCTGCCGCAAGTGGCCGCGAAGCTGTGCGATGCGCATCCGGGGCTGGAAATCCAGATCGTTGCCCTGCCGCGTGTTTTCAATCTGTCGAAGCGAGAGGCGGATTTCGCTATTGCCGTAAGCCGACCTGAAAGCGGGCGTCTGGTCGTGCAGCGGCTGTGCGACTATCACCTGCATCTGGCGGTTCATCGGGACTACCTTGCACAGCACGGGCCGGTGAACGGGCTGGCCGATCTGGGTGATATGCGCCTGATCGGCTATATCCCCGATATGATTTTCGACCGCGAGCTTGACTACCTGTCATCCCTGCTTGGGCGCAGCGGTGCCGACCCGGCGCGACTGACGTCGAACTCCGTTTCGGTTCAGATGCAGGCCATACGCACCGGCGCGGGGATTGGCATTGTGCATGATTTCGCGATTCCCTTCGCGCCCGGCGTCCAGCGTCTGCTGACCGGTCAGTTCAGTCTGAAGCGCAGTTTCTGGATGATCCGCCACGCTGATGACCGCCGTTCCGAACGCCTCAACCTGTTAGCAGAGCGTATTGCACAAGGCATGCGTGCCGAGGTCGCCCGGCTGGAGGCAGAGGTGGCCACACATCACGGGGCTTGA
- the mmsB gene encoding 3-hydroxyisobutyrate dehydrogenase: MKIGFIGLGNMGLPMAVNLAKAGHEVVGFDTAAPATPPLAAAASAAEAAREADIVITMLPNGDILRAVASDIIPAMKKGAVFCDCSTVDVASARDVAEQALASGLGALDAPVSGGVSGAAAGTLTFMAGGSDADFATMRPLFDIMGGRAIHCGDSGAGQAAKLCNNMILGVTMIATCEAFALADKLGLDRQKLFDVASTSSGSSWSMNTYCPAPGVGPQSPADNDYRPGFAADLMLKDLNLSQQAAERVDADTPMGELAMQLYARFVGEEDGKGRDFSAMLPRFEQRSRKS, translated from the coding sequence ATGAAGATTGGATTCATTGGTTTGGGAAATATGGGCCTGCCTATGGCGGTCAACCTGGCAAAGGCGGGACATGAGGTCGTTGGCTTCGACACCGCGGCCCCCGCGACGCCACCATTGGCCGCGGCTGCATCTGCCGCCGAAGCCGCGAGAGAGGCGGATATCGTTATCACGATGCTGCCGAATGGCGATATTCTGCGTGCGGTCGCTTCTGATATCATACCGGCGATGAAAAAGGGGGCGGTTTTCTGCGATTGCTCTACCGTCGACGTCGCGAGTGCGCGCGACGTGGCTGAACAAGCCCTGGCATCCGGCCTCGGCGCATTGGACGCGCCAGTCTCGGGTGGTGTTTCCGGCGCTGCGGCTGGCACGCTGACCTTCATGGCGGGCGGTAGTGACGCGGATTTCGCAACTATGCGCCCACTTTTCGACATCATGGGAGGCCGCGCCATCCATTGTGGCGACTCGGGCGCCGGACAGGCGGCCAAGCTGTGCAACAACATGATCCTAGGCGTCACGATGATTGCCACTTGTGAAGCATTTGCACTGGCCGACAAGCTGGGATTGGACCGGCAAAAGCTGTTCGACGTCGCGTCAACCTCGTCAGGCAGCAGCTGGTCGATGAACACCTATTGTCCCGCGCCGGGCGTTGGCCCCCAATCACCGGCCGATAATGACTACCGCCCCGGCTTCGCTGCTGATCTGATGCTGAAAGATCTGAACCTGTCACAGCAGGCGGCTGAGCGTGTTGACGCTGATACGCCGATGGGCGAATTGGCCATGCAGCTTTATGCGCGCTTCGTCGGTGAAGAGGACGGCAAGGGCCGCGATTTTTCCGCAATGTTGCCAAGATTCGAGCAACGCAGCAGAAAAAGTTGA
- a CDS encoding DUF2189 domain-containing protein, translating to MPQHDTDLHIAGDGPDEIPDPARIEMAAIGESLRAGWSDFMRAPAFGLFFSAFYVAGGLVLLTVAAASGQEWWLMPFVVGFPLIAPFAAVGLYEVSRRIEFGKPLIWREVMGTVFAQKDRQLPSMAMVILLLFMFWVFVAHTTFALFMGVSALTNITSSADALLQGRGLVMLVVGTIIGAGFAAVLFSFTVVGLPLLMDREVDFITAIITSVRSVALNPAVLLCWAALIAVTLFLGILPLFLGLFVALPVLGHASWHMYRHLMPDAEIR from the coding sequence ATGCCGCAACATGATACCGATCTGCATATTGCCGGTGACGGACCGGATGAAATTCCGGATCCTGCGCGGATCGAGATGGCTGCAATCGGTGAAAGCCTGCGCGCAGGCTGGTCCGATTTCATGCGTGCGCCCGCCTTCGGGCTATTTTTTTCTGCGTTCTATGTGGCGGGCGGTCTTGTTCTGCTGACTGTTGCGGCAGCCTCTGGTCAGGAGTGGTGGCTGATGCCCTTTGTTGTGGGGTTCCCGCTGATAGCGCCCTTTGCGGCTGTCGGATTGTATGAGGTCAGCCGACGGATCGAATTCGGCAAGCCGCTGATCTGGCGCGAGGTGATGGGAACGGTTTTCGCTCAGAAGGACAGGCAGTTGCCCTCAATGGCGATGGTCATTCTGTTGCTGTTCATGTTCTGGGTTTTCGTCGCGCATACCACATTCGCGCTGTTCATGGGCGTTTCCGCGCTGACCAACATCACCTCATCAGCGGACGCGCTACTACAGGGCAGGGGGCTTGTAATGCTAGTGGTCGGCACAATCATCGGGGCTGGATTTGCGGCGGTGCTGTTCAGCTTCACGGTTGTTGGATTGCCCCTTCTGATGGATCGGGAAGTTGACTTTATCACCGCCATTATCACGTCTGTCAGATCGGTCGCGCTTAATCCTGCCGTTCTGCTGTGCTGGGCCGCGCTGATCGCCGTGACCCTGTTTCTGGGTATCCTGCCGCTGTTCCTGGGTCTGTTCGTCGCGCTTCCGGTGCTGGGTCACGCAAGCTGGCACATGTATCGCCACCTGATGCCGGATGCCGAGATCCGATAG